Sequence from the Fragaria vesca subsp. vesca linkage group LG4, FraVesHawaii_1.0, whole genome shotgun sequence genome:
TGCTTTAGCGGCGGCGTTTGGTGCTTTTTCAACGGCGGGTGGTTTTCATGAAAACGTCGGCGTTTTGGAGGAGATCTTGTCTGCTTTGACTTTGATTTTCCCGCTTGATGCCGAGGCCAACGTATATCTTGGATCCACAGATTCGTTGCATGGCATGGTGAGGTTTTTGGACGGTGGAGATTTGTCACAGAGAAGGAACGCAGTCTTGGTTCTAAAAGAGGCTCTTTCATTTGATAAGCAAAAGACTAGTGCTTTGGAAGAGATTGACGGAGCTTTGGAAGCCCTAGTGAAGCTGATCAAGGAGCCAATTTGCCCTACTTCTACTAAAGCCTCATTGGTCATCATTTACCACATGCTTAACTCCACATCATCGTCTAGTTCCAACGTCAAGGAAAGATTAGTGCAAATGGGATTGGTGTCCATGCTATCGGAATTAGTTGTGGATGCCGAGAGGAGCATTTGCGAAAAGGCATTGGGGGTTCTCGATGCGATTTGTGGAAGCAAGCAAGGGAGGGAAGAGGCCCGAGACAATGCCCTAACTATGCCGGTCGTGGTTAAGAAGATGCTTAGGGTTTCGGATTTAGCTACCGAGTTTGCGGTGTCGATTCTATGGAAGCTTTGCAAGAAGGACCAGAGGGAAGACGACGAGGGAGGTCTTGCTCTAGAGGTGCTTCAAGTTGGAGCTTTTCAGAAGCTGTTGTTGCTGTTGCAAGTTGGGTGTGCGGAGAGGACCAAAGAGAAGACAACCGAGTTACTGAAGTTGTTGAATCTTTATAGGGCTAGGTTGGAGTGCATTGACTCCATGGATTTTAAGGAGCTCAAGAGGCCCTTTTGATTCAAGTCGATCATACCAACACTTAATTTGATCATAGTTTAGATAGAGATTGATACTGAGGGTTTGTTTACCCTTTTTTCACAGTTACAAATACTGTACAAAAAAAATACAGATTTTACATAGTATTGGTACACGATTGATCACTATATTTAGTTCTTGGGTTTGTATGGAATAATTGGTATTTTGAGTGTGCTATAATAATATAAACAATTTATACAATAATATACAATGCTTTTGGGATTAGTATCGTCAAGTACGTACCATTGTACCAATCGTGGATTGAATAGTTCAAAATACAGTTTGGATGG
This genomic interval carries:
- the LOC101312243 gene encoding U-box domain-containing protein 21-like, with protein sequence MTLSWRRLRPGRHSSKHSRHVEAGGDIELTIPSHFRCPISLELMTDPVTLSTGITYDRLSIEKWIEAGNVTCPTTNQVLTTLEPIPNHTIRKMIQDWCVEKKSFGVERIPTPRIPVSSVEVAEILSRVTSAAEKKDQAGCRELVKKVKALTRESARNKRCIVANGAASALAAAFGAFSTAGGFHENVGVLEEILSALTLIFPLDAEANVYLGSTDSLHGMVRFLDGGDLSQRRNAVLVLKEALSFDKQKTSALEEIDGALEALVKLIKEPICPTSTKASLVIIYHMLNSTSSSSSNVKERLVQMGLVSMLSELVVDAERSICEKALGVLDAICGSKQGREEARDNALTMPVVVKKMLRVSDLATEFAVSILWKLCKKDQREDDEGGLALEVLQVGAFQKLLLLLQVGCAERTKEKTTELLKLLNLYRARLECIDSMDFKELKRPF